The Tardiphaga alba genome includes a window with the following:
- a CDS encoding TIGR03808 family TAT-translocated repetitive protein — translation MITDRRNLLNAYALGAAGALIASRADAAPLPSALGRDVTQYGVRSNTQDDQTRYLQRAIDDAARLQAPLVLPPGNYRSGPLKLARGTQLVGIRGATVLTSLGGGPLLSGEGADYVGLSGLTLDGNYATLPPRRGLVQFTQSNEIRIDDCIIVKSGNAGIWLEQCAGAIRGNTFGDIATTAIVSFDGKGLLVAQNTISNTRSNGIEILRSALGDDGTQVIDNRIEDIKAGPGGSGQYGNAINAFRAGNVIVSGNRIKNCDYSAVRGNSASNIHITGNNVSQVREVALYSEFSFEGAVIANNTVDGAAFGVSVCNFNEGGRIAVVQGNVIRNLIPRRPAGTIPDDEAGVGIYVEADATVSGNVVENAPGVGIIAGWGRYLRDVAITGNVVRNSFVGIGVSVMPGAGTALVSNNMISGAARGAVVGLDHAKPTTPDLTAKGAQSFQQIALSGNTVR, via the coding sequence ATGATCACCGACCGCCGCAACCTGTTGAATGCCTACGCACTCGGCGCCGCGGGTGCTCTCATCGCATCGCGCGCCGATGCAGCGCCCCTGCCCTCGGCACTCGGACGCGACGTCACGCAATATGGCGTGCGCTCCAACACGCAGGACGACCAGACCCGCTATCTGCAACGCGCCATCGACGACGCCGCGCGCTTGCAGGCGCCGCTTGTGCTGCCGCCCGGCAATTATCGCAGCGGACCGCTGAAGCTCGCGCGCGGCACGCAGCTGGTCGGCATTCGCGGCGCCACCGTGCTGACATCGCTCGGCGGCGGGCCGCTGCTGTCCGGCGAAGGCGCCGATTATGTGGGCCTCAGCGGTCTCACGCTCGACGGCAACTATGCCACGCTGCCGCCACGCCGCGGGCTGGTCCAGTTTACGCAAAGCAATGAGATCCGGATCGATGATTGCATCATCGTGAAAAGCGGCAATGCCGGCATCTGGCTCGAACAATGCGCCGGCGCCATTCGCGGCAATACATTTGGCGACATCGCCACCACCGCGATCGTCTCCTTCGATGGCAAGGGCCTGCTGGTCGCGCAGAACACGATCAGCAATACGCGCAGCAACGGCATCGAAATCCTGCGCAGCGCGCTGGGCGACGACGGCACGCAGGTGATCGACAACCGCATCGAGGACATCAAGGCCGGTCCCGGCGGCTCCGGCCAGTATGGCAATGCGATCAATGCATTTCGCGCCGGCAATGTGATCGTCTCCGGCAATCGTATCAAGAATTGCGATTACTCTGCGGTGCGCGGCAATTCGGCGTCGAACATCCACATCACCGGCAACAACGTGTCGCAGGTGCGCGAGGTCGCGCTGTATTCGGAATTCTCTTTCGAGGGCGCGGTGATCGCCAACAACACCGTGGATGGGGCGGCCTTCGGTGTCTCGGTCTGCAACTTCAACGAAGGCGGACGCATCGCCGTCGTGCAAGGCAATGTCATCCGCAACCTCATTCCGCGACGGCCGGCCGGCACGATCCCGGATGACGAAGCAGGCGTTGGCATCTATGTCGAGGCGGACGCGACGGTGAGCGGCAATGTCGTCGAGAACGCACCGGGTGTCGGCATCATCGCCGGCTGGGGGCGCTATCTCCGTGACGTCGCGATCACCGGCAATGTGGTACGCAATTCGTTTGTCGGCATCGGCGTGTCCGTGATGCCCGGCGCGGGAACGGCGCTGGTCAGCAACAACATGATCTCGGGTGCCGCACGCGGCGCCGTGGTCGGGCTCGATCATGCCAAGCCGACAACCCCGGATCTGACGGCCAAGGGCGCGCAGAGTTTTCAGCAGATCGCGCTATCAGGAAACACCGTGCGCTGA
- a CDS encoding multidrug effflux MFS transporter, producing the protein MTDINADAPVASPAHLPMRFAEFVAMIAAIMALNPLAMDIMLPALPHLGHAFKIADGNQLQAVLSVFLLGFGAAQFVIGPLSDRFGRRPILLAGMGVYCVASVLALFAPSFETLLLARLLQGIGTAATRVIVVSIVRDCYSGGRMAGVMSLTMMVFISVPVVAPSFGQALMLLTEWRGIFVVLIVYGLLALIWSAWRLPETLPVAKRRSLAIRDVLFAYHQTISHRQTIGYGIAAGTLQGALFAFVFTSQQVFTEIYHLGHYFPLAFASIAFGIAIAGFFNARVVHRYGMRALSHAALVGFVVVGAVMLLAAVIGFLPLPLFIALSMLMMFAFGLMFSNFTALAMEPQGHIAGTASSLYGTLTTLLGIAIGAFIGQHYDGTLLPFTTGLFACTLIAFAVVLLAEKGRLFTSHKAVS; encoded by the coding sequence GTGACCGATATCAATGCCGACGCTCCGGTGGCCTCACCGGCGCACCTCCCCATGCGTTTTGCCGAATTCGTCGCCATGATCGCCGCGATCATGGCGCTGAATCCGCTTGCCATGGACATCATGCTGCCGGCGCTGCCGCATCTGGGCCACGCCTTCAAAATTGCCGATGGCAATCAGCTTCAGGCGGTGTTGTCGGTCTTCCTGCTCGGTTTCGGCGCGGCGCAGTTTGTCATCGGACCGCTGTCGGATCGTTTCGGCCGCCGTCCGATCCTGCTCGCCGGCATGGGCGTCTATTGCGTGGCCAGCGTGCTGGCCTTGTTCGCGCCGTCCTTCGAAACGCTATTGCTGGCGCGCCTGTTGCAGGGCATCGGCACCGCTGCGACGCGGGTGATCGTGGTGTCCATCGTGCGCGACTGTTATTCCGGCGGCCGCATGGCCGGCGTGATGTCGCTGACAATGATGGTGTTCATCTCGGTGCCGGTGGTTGCCCCGTCCTTCGGCCAGGCCTTGATGCTGCTCACCGAATGGCGCGGCATTTTCGTCGTGCTGATCGTCTATGGCCTTCTGGCGCTGATCTGGAGCGCCTGGCGCCTGCCGGAAACGCTGCCTGTCGCCAAGCGTCGCTCGCTGGCCATTCGCGATGTGCTGTTCGCCTATCACCAGACCATCAGCCATCGGCAGACCATCGGCTATGGCATTGCCGCCGGCACGTTGCAGGGCGCGCTGTTTGCGTTCGTCTTCACGTCGCAGCAGGTGTTCACCGAGATCTACCATCTCGGTCACTATTTCCCGCTTGCCTTTGCCTCCATCGCCTTTGGCATCGCCATCGCCGGCTTCTTCAATGCCCGCGTGGTGCATCGCTACGGCATGCGCGCGCTCTCTCATGCGGCGCTCGTCGGCTTTGTCGTCGTCGGTGCTGTGATGCTGCTGGCCGCGGTGATCGGCTTCCTGCCGCTCCCGCTTTTCATCGCGCTCTCGATGCTGATGATGTTCGCCTTCGGCCTGATGTTCTCGAATTTCACGGCGCTGGCGATGGAGCCGCAAGGCCATATCGCCGGCACCGCCTCTTCGCTTTACGGCACGCTGACCACGCTGCTTGGCATCGCCATCGGCGCGTTCATCGGCCAGCACTATGACGGCACGCTGTTGCCGTTCACGACCGGCCTGTTCGCCTGCACGCTCATCGCCTTTGCGGTTGTGCTGCTGGCGGAAAAGGGCCGCCTGTTCACGTCTCACAAAGCGGTGAGCTGA
- a CDS encoding pyroglutamyl-peptidase I: MSAPRILITGFGPFPGAPVNPTMPLVQKLATLRRPAFADVIRIPHIFDVTYATVDRELPALIARHRPDALLCFGLATRTPHLRIETRARNAVSMLWPDADGTPVRRGFIVPGAAAQMFGPHTARLLQAARLTGVDVRPSRDAGRYLCNYLSWRAIEATRTAGGPSLAAFIHVPLTAIDTTPQRMTTDELTDAGEAILLEFARLARSRRREVVQREQETPVS, translated from the coding sequence ATGAGCGCTCCCCGCATCCTCATCACCGGCTTCGGCCCCTTCCCCGGCGCGCCGGTCAATCCGACCATGCCGCTGGTGCAGAAACTTGCGACACTGCGGCGTCCCGCTTTCGCCGATGTCATCCGCATCCCGCATATTTTCGACGTCACTTACGCCACCGTCGATCGCGAGCTCCCGGCACTGATCGCCCGCCATCGGCCGGATGCATTGCTCTGCTTCGGCCTCGCCACGCGCACGCCGCATCTGCGCATCGAAACCCGCGCCCGCAACGCCGTCTCGATGCTGTGGCCCGATGCCGATGGCACGCCGGTGCGTCGCGGCTTCATTGTGCCTGGCGCCGCCGCGCAGATGTTCGGCCCGCACACCGCGCGCCTGCTGCAGGCCGCGCGCCTCACCGGCGTTGATGTGCGCCCCTCCCGCGATGCCGGGCGCTATCTGTGCAACTACCTGTCCTGGCGCGCCATTGAGGCCACGCGTACCGCTGGCGGCCCGTCATTGGCGGCGTTCATCCATGTGCCGCTCACGGCCATCGATACCACGCCGCAACGCATGACCACTGACGAGCTCACCGATGCCGGTGAGGCCATCCTGCTGGAATTCGCCCGCCTTGCGCGCAGCCGACGGCGCGAGGTCGTCCAGCGCGAGCAGGAAACGCCTGTTTCCTGA
- the meaB gene encoding methylmalonyl Co-A mutase-associated GTPase MeaB, with product MSSAKPIDIDTLARDLRAGSRAALARAITLVESRRADHQAAARELVQQLLPATGEAFRVGITGSPGVGKSTTIDVLGMYLIDRGHKVAVLAVDPSSARTGGSILGDKTRMNDLSAHPDAFIRPSPSSGTLGGVAAKTREAMLLCEAAGFDVVLVETVGIGQSETAVCDMTDFFLALMLPGGGDELQGIKKGLIELADMIAINKADGDNLKRANITAGDYRGALHILAPRSEHWHPPVVTYSALAKTGIAELWEKVVAHRTAMNASGDFAARRRDQQVKWMWTMLEDRLKARLRSDPVIRGKVKQAERDVADGKMTPAVAAETIVDLLKD from the coding sequence GTGAGCAGCGCCAAGCCCATCGATATCGATACGCTCGCGCGCGACCTGCGTGCCGGCTCCCGTGCGGCGCTGGCGCGCGCGATCACGCTGGTGGAAAGCCGCCGCGCCGATCATCAGGCCGCGGCGCGCGAGCTTGTGCAGCAATTGTTGCCCGCCACCGGCGAAGCGTTTCGCGTGGGGATCACCGGCTCGCCCGGCGTCGGGAAGTCGACCACCATCGACGTGCTCGGCATGTATCTGATCGACAGGGGCCACAAGGTGGCCGTGCTGGCGGTCGATCCCTCGTCCGCACGCACCGGCGGATCGATCCTCGGCGACAAGACGCGGATGAATGATCTCTCCGCGCATCCCGATGCGTTCATTCGTCCCTCGCCCTCTTCCGGCACGCTGGGCGGCGTCGCAGCGAAAACCCGCGAGGCGATGTTGCTGTGCGAGGCCGCGGGCTTCGATGTGGTGCTGGTGGAAACCGTCGGCATTGGCCAGTCCGAGACCGCGGTCTGCGACATGACCGATTTTTTTCTGGCGCTGATGCTGCCCGGCGGCGGCGACGAGTTGCAGGGCATCAAGAAGGGCCTGATCGAACTCGCCGACATGATCGCCATCAATAAGGCCGACGGCGACAATCTCAAGCGCGCCAATATCACCGCCGGCGACTATCGCGGTGCGCTGCATATCCTGGCGCCGCGTTCGGAGCACTGGCATCCGCCCGTCGTCACCTATTCCGCGCTGGCCAAGACCGGCATCGCCGAGTTGTGGGAAAAGGTCGTCGCGCATCGCACGGCGATGAATGCCTCCGGCGATTTCGCAGCACGCCGGCGCGACCAGCAGGTGAAGTGGATGTGGACCATGCTGGAGGATCGCCTGAAGGCGCGCCTGCGCAGCGATCCCGTCATTCGCGGCAAGGTCAAGCAGGCCGAGCGCGATGTCGCCGATGGCAAGATGACGCCGGCCGTGGCTGCGGAGACCATCGTGGATCTGCTGAAGGATTGA
- a CDS encoding DUF3298 and DUF4163 domain-containing protein, with protein MIRLVSSAICVAAALLTLTSALAADRKPDIALKAKYTEVTVSFDDAIRADAPLLKYLTTAGKSWASKTLKELVEQRKDMTDLPADIRNRPWSAERGYTQDALVVNRYASIIRSEFSYTGGAHPNHGSDTLLWDKQTGKMISIRPFFTELADDGPAMTAIRNAVVADLKVEKKKRDPDQPDMSLVDALEPKLLKIGAIALAPSTTVGKSSGLTFLYPPYAVGAYAEGGYTAFVPWEVLKPYLSAEGAAIFGGTQPPDTGDKPK; from the coding sequence ATGATCCGCCTCGTCTCGTCCGCCATCTGCGTCGCAGCCGCGTTGCTGACGCTCACATCTGCCCTCGCCGCCGATCGCAAGCCCGACATTGCGCTCAAGGCGAAATACACCGAGGTCACCGTCTCGTTTGACGATGCGATCAGGGCCGATGCGCCGCTGCTGAAATATCTGACCACGGCCGGCAAGAGCTGGGCGTCGAAGACGCTCAAGGAGCTGGTCGAACAGCGCAAGGACATGACCGACCTGCCGGCGGATATCCGCAACCGGCCGTGGAGTGCGGAGCGCGGCTATACGCAAGATGCGCTGGTGGTGAACCGCTATGCCAGCATCATCCGCAGCGAGTTCAGCTACACCGGCGGCGCGCATCCCAATCATGGCAGCGATACGCTGCTGTGGGACAAGCAGACCGGGAAGATGATCAGCATCCGCCCGTTCTTCACCGAGCTTGCCGATGATGGCCCGGCGATGACGGCGATCCGCAATGCCGTGGTGGCCGATCTCAAGGTCGAGAAGAAGAAGCGCGATCCGGATCAGCCCGACATGAGCCTCGTCGATGCGCTGGAGCCGAAGCTGCTCAAGATTGGTGCGATCGCGCTGGCGCCATCAACGACCGTCGGGAAAAGCTCGGGTCTCACATTCCTTTATCCGCCCTATGCCGTCGGCGCCTATGCCGAAGGTGGCTACACGGCCTTCGTTCCGTGGGAGGTGCTGAAACCCTATCTCTCCGCGGAAGGCGCCGCGATCTTCGGTGGCACGCAGCCACCTGATACAGGCGACAAGCCCAAGTGA
- a CDS encoding nucleotidyltransferase family protein: MTDVIDIPLETILAKLRALAPAIKAEGVTRLAVFGSRARDDARPDSDLDILVEYPPYREGPPFFRWSKVMNMIEDEIGVWPHVMTDSELTPRIRERMADDLIEVF, translated from the coding sequence ATGACCGACGTGATCGACATCCCGCTGGAAACGATCCTCGCAAAACTGCGAGCGCTTGCGCCTGCCATCAAGGCCGAGGGGGTGACGCGACTGGCGGTGTTCGGCTCGCGCGCGCGTGACGATGCGCGGCCGGACAGCGATCTAGATATCCTGGTTGAATATCCACCTTACCGTGAAGGTCCGCCGTTTTTTAGGTGGTCTAAGGTCATGAATATGATCGAGGACGAGATCGGGGTATGGCCGCATGTCATGACGGACAGCGAACTCACGCCGCGCATCCGGGAACGCATGGCGGATGATCTGATCGAGGTGTTTTGA
- a CDS encoding type II toxin-antitoxin system VapC family toxin, which yields MIVLDASVTVAWLLNEPGAPALELNAALAIHQAIVPAHWPTEVGNALLTAFRHKRIDMAGIARLSNDIQDLDIRIDPPRQAHHLTELIAFAEAYGLTTYDAAYVTLALETGAALASLDKAMRRVAIRLDIDILPA from the coding sequence TTGATCGTCCTCGACGCCTCGGTGACCGTCGCCTGGCTCCTTAACGAGCCCGGCGCACCAGCGCTCGAATTAAACGCAGCGCTTGCAATACATCAAGCAATCGTTCCGGCTCATTGGCCAACAGAAGTCGGCAATGCTCTGCTGACGGCGTTTCGACACAAACGCATAGATATGGCTGGCATCGCTCGACTGTCGAACGACATTCAGGATCTCGACATCCGCATCGATCCGCCAAGGCAAGCCCACCATTTGACAGAACTGATTGCCTTTGCCGAGGCATATGGATTGACGACTTACGATGCCGCCTATGTCACGCTCGCGCTGGAAACAGGCGCGGCTCTCGCGTCACTGGACAAGGCCATGCGGCGCGTTGCCATTCGGCTCGATATCGACATTCTTCCCGCTTGA
- a CDS encoding type II toxin-antitoxin system Phd/YefM family antitoxin — MTKHVAISGEDSQLAQMVAEMETTGDEVIITRDGVAVARLVPEQRSVVNGELTPEQIEKRKQAIANLQKMARELKVGATHDEIKGWINEGRR; from the coding sequence ATGACAAAGCATGTCGCGATTTCGGGAGAGGATTCGCAGCTCGCTCAAATGGTCGCTGAAATGGAGACCACGGGCGACGAGGTGATCATCACACGCGACGGCGTTGCGGTCGCGCGGCTGGTTCCCGAACAACGCTCGGTCGTGAACGGCGAGCTGACGCCCGAACAGATCGAAAAGCGGAAGCAGGCAATCGCAAATCTTCAGAAGATGGCGCGTGAACTCAAGGTCGGCGCGACACATGACGAAATCAAAGGGTGGATCAATGAGGGGCGCCGTTGA
- the scpA gene encoding methylmalonyl-CoA mutase encodes MTKIPDFTNIAFATIAPSAPAGRAEPWLTPEGILVNPAYGEADVKGIDFLNTWPGAAPFLRGPYPTMYVNQPWTIRQYAGFSTAEDSNAFYRRNLAAGQKGLSVAFDLATHRGYDSDHPRVAGDVGMAGVAIDSIYDMRTLFAGIPLDQMSVSMTMNGAVLPILALYVAAAEEQGVPPEKLTGTIQNDILKEFMVRNTYIYPPAPSMRIISDIFAYTSQRMPKYNSISISGYHMQEAGATQDLELAYTLADGVEYLRAGMAAGIDVDKFAPRLSFFWAIGMNFFMEVAKMRAARLLWAKLLTQFNPKDPKSLSLRTHSQTSGWSLTAQDVFNNVMRTTVEAMAATQGHTQSLHTNALDEALALPTDFSARIARNTQLFIQQETGTTRIIDPWGGSYYVERLTHDLAVKAWGHIQEVEALGGMAKAIEAGVPKLRIEEASAKTQARIDAGRQAVIGVNKYKPESETPIDVLKVDNSNVRRLQIDKLKRLRGERNQADVDAAINALTRSAQDGSGNLLALAIDAARAKATVGEISDAMEKVFGRHRAEIKSITGVYKREASSMNDNVAKVQALIDTFEDAEGRRPRILVAKIGQDGHDRGQKVIASAFADVGFDVDIGPLFATADEAARQAVENDVHILGLSSLAAAHLTAVPELKEALKKQGREDIMIIIGGVVPPQDYEELYKAGAEAIFPPGTVISEAAEELIHKLNARLGHSQAAE; translated from the coding sequence ATGACCAAGATCCCCGACTTCACCAATATCGCCTTCGCCACCATCGCGCCCAGCGCGCCCGCGGGCCGCGCCGAGCCCTGGCTGACGCCGGAAGGCATCCTGGTCAATCCGGCCTATGGCGAGGCCGATGTCAAAGGCATCGACTTCCTCAACACCTGGCCCGGTGCAGCGCCGTTCCTGCGCGGCCCCTACCCGACCATGTATGTCAACCAGCCTTGGACGATCCGCCAATATGCGGGCTTCTCCACGGCGGAAGACAGCAACGCCTTCTATCGCCGTAACCTCGCCGCCGGCCAGAAAGGACTATCGGTCGCCTTCGATCTCGCCACCCATCGCGGCTATGACAGCGATCATCCGCGCGTCGCCGGCGACGTCGGCATGGCCGGTGTTGCGATCGACTCGATCTACGACATGCGCACGCTGTTCGCCGGCATCCCGCTCGACCAGATGAGCGTGTCGATGACCATGAATGGCGCGGTGCTGCCGATCCTCGCGCTCTATGTCGCCGCCGCCGAAGAGCAAGGCGTGCCGCCGGAGAAACTGACCGGAACGATTCAGAACGACATTCTGAAAGAGTTCATGGTGCGCAACACCTATATCTATCCGCCGGCGCCCTCGATGCGGATCATCTCCGACATCTTCGCCTACACCTCGCAACGGATGCCGAAATACAATTCGATCTCGATCTCCGGCTATCACATGCAGGAGGCCGGCGCGACGCAGGATCTCGAACTCGCTTATACGCTGGCCGACGGCGTCGAATATCTGCGCGCCGGCATGGCCGCGGGCATCGATGTCGATAAATTCGCGCCGCGGCTGTCGTTCTTCTGGGCGATCGGCATGAACTTCTTCATGGAAGTCGCCAAGATGCGCGCCGCCCGCCTGCTCTGGGCGAAGCTGCTGACCCAGTTCAATCCGAAGGATCCGAAGTCGCTCAGCTTGCGCACCCACAGCCAGACCTCCGGCTGGTCGCTGACGGCGCAGGACGTGTTCAACAATGTGATGCGCACCACCGTCGAGGCGATGGCGGCGACGCAAGGCCACACCCAGTCGCTGCACACCAATGCGCTCGACGAGGCGCTGGCGCTACCAACGGACTTCTCCGCCCGCATCGCGCGCAACACGCAGTTGTTCATCCAGCAGGAAACCGGCACCACCCGCATCATCGATCCGTGGGGCGGCTCCTATTATGTTGAACGCCTGACCCATGACCTCGCCGTGAAGGCCTGGGGCCATATCCAGGAAGTCGAGGCGCTCGGCGGCATGGCCAAGGCCATCGAGGCCGGCGTGCCCAAGCTGCGCATCGAGGAAGCGTCGGCCAAGACCCAGGCCCGCATCGATGCCGGCCGTCAGGCGGTGATCGGCGTCAACAAATACAAGCCCGAGAGCGAGACGCCCATCGACGTCCTCAAGGTCGATAACTCCAATGTCCGCCGCCTGCAGATCGACAAGCTCAAGCGCCTACGCGGCGAGCGCAACCAGGCCGATGTGGACGCCGCCATCAATGCGCTGACGCGCAGCGCGCAGGACGGCAGTGGCAACCTCCTTGCGCTGGCCATCGACGCGGCCCGCGCCAAGGCCACTGTCGGCGAAATCTCGGACGCGATGGAAAAGGTGTTCGGCCGCCACCGCGCCGAGATCAAGTCCATCACCGGCGTCTACAAGCGGGAAGCCTCCAGCATGAACGACAATGTCGCCAAGGTTCAGGCGCTGATCGATACTTTTGAGGATGCCGAAGGCCGCCGCCCGCGTATCCTCGTGGCCAAGATCGGCCAGGACGGCCATGACCGCGGCCAGAAGGTGATTGCCTCCGCCTTCGCCGATGTCGGCTTCGACGTCGATATCGGGCCGCTATTCGCCACCGCCGATGAAGCCGCCCGCCAGGCCGTCGAGAACGACGTCCACATTCTCGGCCTCTCCTCGCTCGCCGCCGCGCATCTCACCGCCGTGCCGGAATTGAAGGAAGCGCTGAAAAAGCAGGGCCGCGAAGACATCATGATCATCATCGGCGGCGTCGTGCCACCGCAGGACTATGAGGAACTCTACAAGGCCGGCGCCGAAGCGATCTTCCCGCCGGGCACGGTGATCTCGGAAGCCGCGGAAGAACTGATCCACAAGCTGAATGCAAGACTGGGGCATAGCCAGGCAGCGGAGTGA
- a CDS encoding GFA family protein has product MTQAASKPMLTGGCQCGAIRFAVSAAPTRVSICHCRMCQKATGSPFASLADIPNDNFAWTRGTPSAFKSSSIAERDFCAKCGTPLSYRRIDGPNIEIMTGAFDRPDRVVPTKQFGSESRLGWVGNVSNLPSKTTAQNYGPDKMASVFSYQHPDHD; this is encoded by the coding sequence ATGACGCAGGCGGCGAGCAAACCCATGCTGACCGGCGGCTGCCAATGCGGCGCGATCCGCTTTGCGGTGAGCGCTGCGCCGACACGTGTCAGCATCTGCCATTGCCGCATGTGCCAGAAAGCCACCGGCTCGCCCTTCGCCTCGCTTGCCGATATTCCGAACGACAATTTCGCATGGACCCGCGGCACGCCATCGGCGTTCAAGTCCTCGTCGATCGCAGAACGCGACTTCTGCGCCAAATGCGGCACGCCGCTGAGCTATCGCCGCATCGACGGCCCGAATATCGAGATCATGACCGGCGCGTTCGACCGTCCCGACCGCGTGGTCCCGACGAAACAATTCGGCAGCGAAAGCCGTCTCGGCTGGGTCGGCAATGTGTCGAACCTGCCGAGCAAGACGACGGCGCAGAATTACGGCCCGGACAAGATGGCGAGCGTGTTCAGCTATCAGCATCCGGATCATGACTGA
- a CDS encoding methylmalonyl-CoA mutase subunit beta, with translation MSTTTDDLRLAADFAPATHDDWRKLVDGVLKGAPFEKLIGKTYDGIAIQPIYERAPNAAPIAGRAAAAPWQVMQRIDHPDAAKSNRQALHDLENGATGLTLVFEGANGARGFGLVASEETIATVFDGIYLDAGIGIELQAGPQSRMAVTWLADYIKAKGIDAAQCDIRFGIDPIGATAVWGTSAYNWWEMAPAVTDTIKKLAEQGFKGPFAVADGRIIHDAGGSEVQELSYTLATMLAYLRALEEHNIPLETARGMVYARLAADADQFMTMAKFRALRLLWARVEESCGLTPKPLFIAAETAWRMLTQRDAAVNMLRATMATFSAGLASANSITVLPHTLALGLPDSGARRIARNTQLVLLEESNLAKVTDPAAGAGGIETLTRELCDAAWVQFQEIEKASGIFHALGNNLIQPKVAATRKARQAAVAKRRDVLTGASEFPNLHETRATVLKVKPIPGKPYGKDKIKFPALEPIRLAQPFETLRDKSDHLLARKGARPQVFLANLGTPADFTARATFAKSFFETGGIEAIDTNGFTDPAALADAFKVSGAALACICSSDKQYPAHAAAAAQALQKAGATHIYLAGRPGELETDLRGAGVQDFIVAGGDALAMLVQAYTRME, from the coding sequence ATGTCGACTACGACTGATGACCTCAGGCTGGCCGCCGATTTTGCGCCTGCGACCCATGACGACTGGCGCAAGCTCGTCGATGGCGTGCTGAAAGGCGCCCCGTTCGAGAAGCTGATCGGCAAGACCTATGACGGCATCGCCATCCAGCCGATCTATGAGCGCGCGCCCAATGCCGCGCCGATCGCTGGCCGTGCGGCCGCAGCCCCCTGGCAGGTCATGCAGCGCATCGATCATCCCGATGCCGCGAAGTCGAACCGACAGGCCCTGCACGATCTCGAAAACGGCGCCACCGGCCTGACGCTGGTGTTCGAAGGCGCCAATGGCGCCCGTGGCTTCGGTCTTGTCGCGTCCGAAGAGACCATCGCGACCGTGTTCGACGGCATCTATCTCGACGCAGGGATCGGCATCGAATTGCAGGCTGGCCCGCAATCGCGCATGGCCGTCACTTGGCTCGCGGACTACATCAAAGCCAAAGGCATCGACGCCGCCCAATGTGACATCCGCTTCGGCATCGATCCCATCGGCGCCACCGCCGTCTGGGGGACGTCAGCCTATAACTGGTGGGAGATGGCGCCGGCCGTCACCGACACCATCAAGAAGCTCGCGGAACAAGGTTTCAAGGGCCCGTTCGCCGTCGCCGATGGCCGCATCATTCACGATGCCGGCGGCTCGGAAGTCCAGGAGCTCAGCTACACGCTCGCCACCATGCTCGCTTACCTGCGCGCGCTGGAAGAGCATAACATCCCGCTCGAGACTGCACGCGGCATGGTCTATGCGCGTCTCGCAGCCGATGCCGACCAGTTTATGACCATGGCGAAATTCCGCGCGCTGCGCCTGCTCTGGGCGCGCGTCGAGGAGAGCTGCGGGTTGACACCGAAGCCGCTGTTCATCGCTGCTGAGACCGCATGGCGCATGCTGACCCAGCGCGACGCCGCGGTGAACATGCTGCGCGCCACCATGGCGACCTTCTCGGCCGGCCTCGCCAGCGCCAATTCGATCACCGTGCTGCCGCATACGCTGGCGCTCGGCCTGCCTGACTCCGGCGCCCGCCGCATCGCGCGCAACACCCAGCTCGTGCTGCTGGAAGAGTCCAACCTCGCCAAGGTCACCGATCCCGCCGCCGGTGCCGGCGGCATCGAGACGCTGACGCGTGAACTCTGCGATGCCGCCTGGGTGCAATTCCAGGAGATCGAAAAGGCCAGCGGCATCTTCCATGCACTCGGCAACAACCTGATCCAGCCGAAAGTCGCCGCCACCCGCAAGGCGCGGCAGGCCGCCGTCGCCAAGCGCCGCGACGTGCTCACCGGCGCCAGCGAATTTCCCAATCTGCACGAGACCCGCGCCACCGTGCTCAAGGTCAAGCCGATTCCCGGCAAGCCCTATGGCAAGGACAAGATTAAGTTTCCCGCGCTGGAGCCGATCCGTCTTGCGCAGCCTTTCGAGACGCTACGCGACAAATCCGATCACCTCCTCGCCCGCAAGGGCGCGCGGCCGCAGGTGTTCCTGGCCAATCTCGGGACGCCCGCGGATTTCACCGCGCGCGCCACGTTCGCCAAGAGCTTCTTCGAGACCGGCGGCATCGAAGCGATCGATACCAACGGCTTCACGGATCCCGCGGCCCTCGCCGATGCCTTCAAGGTTTCCGGCGCTGCGCTCGCCTGCATCTGTTCCTCGGACAAGCAATATCCGGCCCATGCCGCAGCGGCCGCGCAGGCCCTGCAAAAGGCCGGCGCCACGCATATCTATCTGGCAGGCCGTCCCGGCGAGCTGGAGACCGACTTGCGCGGGGCCGGCGTGCAGGATTTCATCGTCGCCGGCGGCGATGCACTGGCGATGCTGGTGCAAGCCTACACCCGGATGGAGTGA